The Musa acuminata AAA Group cultivar baxijiao chromosome BXJ1-3, Cavendish_Baxijiao_AAA, whole genome shotgun sequence genome window below encodes:
- the LOC135629949 gene encoding cold-responsive protein kinase 1-like isoform X1, translating to MTCFSCIFRKRKTSRRQHDQPSEDIPGTEVAKIYTYKELKNATDDFSPANKVGEGGFGSVYKGRLRDGKFVAIKVLSSESKQGAREFLTEITVISGIIHENLVKLYGCCVEGTHRILVYNYCENNSLAQTLLGSSHSSIQLDWRTRAKICVGVARGLAFLHEEVRPHVVHRDIKASNILLDKDLTPKISDFGLAKLLPANMTHVSTRVAGTIGYLAPEYAVRGQVTRKSDVYSYGVLLLEIVSGRCNTNTRLPYEDQFLLERSPGITSGLLILQTWGLYECGKLANIIDNSLTDDLDVEEACKFLKIGLLCTQDTMKLRPSMSNVVKMLTGKKDVDSEITKPGIIDDFMELKIRSKNKDDPMSSSGISPALEKSPSSSENTTYASMTFTSISERD from the exons ATGACTTGTTTCTCTTGCATATTCAGAAAGAGAAAAACTTCACGCCGGCAACACGATCAACCCAGTGAAG ACATTCCAGGAACTGAAGTTGCTAAAATCTACACTTACAAGGAATTGAAAAATGCAACCGATGATTTTAGTCCTGCTAACAAAGTTGGAGAGGGAGGTTTTGGTTCTGTGTACAAG GGAAGGCTTAGAGATGGAAAATTTGTTGCTATAAAGGTGCTCTCCTCTGAGTCAAAACAAGGAGCACGGGAATTTCTGACTGAAATCACCGTGATCTCTGGTATCATCCATGAGAATCTTGTCAAGCTGTATGGTTGTTGCGTAGAAGGAACTCACAGAATACTTGTTTACAACTATTGCGAGAATAATAGCCTTGCACAAACACTCCTTG GTTCCAGCCATAGTAGCATTCAGCTCGACTGGAGAACGCGAGCCAAAATATGCGTTGGTGTTGCTCGTGGACTTGCATTCCTTCATGAAGAAGTCCGACCGCATGTAGTTCATAGGGATATTAAAGCAAGCAATATTCTTCTTGATAAGGACCTCACACCCAAAATTTCTGACTTTGGTTTAGCGAAGCTTCTGCCAGCTAATATGACTCATGTCAGTACCAGAGTTGCTGGAACAAT AGGGTACTTAGCACCTGAGTATGCGGTTCGAGGACAAGTGACAAGGAAGTCAGATGTTTACAGCTATGGTGTTCTTCTACTAGAAATAGTTAGTGGCAGATGTAACACCAACACAAGGCTACCTTATGAAGATCAATTTCTTCTGGAGAGG TCCCCAGGCATCACGAGTGGACTTCTCATCTTGCAGACGTGGGGTCTTTACGAATGTGGCAAGCTGGCGAATATCATAGACAATTCTTTGACAGATGACTTGGATGTTGAAGAGGCATGTAAGTTCTTGAAGATTGGACTCTTGTGCACACAGGACACCATGAAGCTTAGGCCCTCAATGTCCAATGTCGTCAAGATGTTGACCGGCAAAAAGGATGTGGACTCAGAGATCACTAAGCCTGGTATAATTGATGACTTCATGGAACTTAAGATTAGAAGCAAGAATAAGGATGATCCAATGAGTAGCTCAGGCATATCTCCTGCTCTAGAGAAATCACCCTCGTCATCAGAGAACACTACGTATGCATCCATGACCTTCACATCAATATCTGAGCGGGACTGA
- the LOC135629949 gene encoding cold-responsive protein kinase 1-like isoform X3: MTCFSCIFRKRKTSRRQHDQPSEDIPGTEVAKIYTYKELKNATDDFSPANKVGEGGFGSVYKGRLRDGKFVAIKVLSSESKQGAREFLTEITVISGIIHENLVKLYGCCVEGTHRILVYNYCENNSLAQTLLGSSHSSIQLDWRTRAKICVGVARGLAFLHEEVRPHVVHRDIKASNILLDKDLTPKISDFGLAKLLPANMTHVSTRVAGTIGYLAPEYAVRGQVTRKSDVYSYGVLLLEIVSGRCNTNTRLPYEDQFLLERTWGLYECGKLANIIDNSLTDDLDVEEACKFLKIGLLCTQDTMKLRPSMSNVVKMLTGKKDVDSEITKPGIIDDFMELKIRSKNKDDPMSSSGISPALEKSPSSSENTTYASMTFTSISERD, encoded by the exons ATGACTTGTTTCTCTTGCATATTCAGAAAGAGAAAAACTTCACGCCGGCAACACGATCAACCCAGTGAAG ACATTCCAGGAACTGAAGTTGCTAAAATCTACACTTACAAGGAATTGAAAAATGCAACCGATGATTTTAGTCCTGCTAACAAAGTTGGAGAGGGAGGTTTTGGTTCTGTGTACAAG GGAAGGCTTAGAGATGGAAAATTTGTTGCTATAAAGGTGCTCTCCTCTGAGTCAAAACAAGGAGCACGGGAATTTCTGACTGAAATCACCGTGATCTCTGGTATCATCCATGAGAATCTTGTCAAGCTGTATGGTTGTTGCGTAGAAGGAACTCACAGAATACTTGTTTACAACTATTGCGAGAATAATAGCCTTGCACAAACACTCCTTG GTTCCAGCCATAGTAGCATTCAGCTCGACTGGAGAACGCGAGCCAAAATATGCGTTGGTGTTGCTCGTGGACTTGCATTCCTTCATGAAGAAGTCCGACCGCATGTAGTTCATAGGGATATTAAAGCAAGCAATATTCTTCTTGATAAGGACCTCACACCCAAAATTTCTGACTTTGGTTTAGCGAAGCTTCTGCCAGCTAATATGACTCATGTCAGTACCAGAGTTGCTGGAACAAT AGGGTACTTAGCACCTGAGTATGCGGTTCGAGGACAAGTGACAAGGAAGTCAGATGTTTACAGCTATGGTGTTCTTCTACTAGAAATAGTTAGTGGCAGATGTAACACCAACACAAGGCTACCTTATGAAGATCAATTTCTTCTGGAGAGG ACGTGGGGTCTTTACGAATGTGGCAAGCTGGCGAATATCATAGACAATTCTTTGACAGATGACTTGGATGTTGAAGAGGCATGTAAGTTCTTGAAGATTGGACTCTTGTGCACACAGGACACCATGAAGCTTAGGCCCTCAATGTCCAATGTCGTCAAGATGTTGACCGGCAAAAAGGATGTGGACTCAGAGATCACTAAGCCTGGTATAATTGATGACTTCATGGAACTTAAGATTAGAAGCAAGAATAAGGATGATCCAATGAGTAGCTCAGGCATATCTCCTGCTCTAGAGAAATCACCCTCGTCATCAGAGAACACTACGTATGCATCCATGACCTTCACATCAATATCTGAGCGGGACTGA
- the LOC135629949 gene encoding cold-responsive protein kinase 1-like isoform X2 — MTCFSCIFRKRKTSRRQHDQPSEGTEVAKIYTYKELKNATDDFSPANKVGEGGFGSVYKGRLRDGKFVAIKVLSSESKQGAREFLTEITVISGIIHENLVKLYGCCVEGTHRILVYNYCENNSLAQTLLGSSHSSIQLDWRTRAKICVGVARGLAFLHEEVRPHVVHRDIKASNILLDKDLTPKISDFGLAKLLPANMTHVSTRVAGTIGYLAPEYAVRGQVTRKSDVYSYGVLLLEIVSGRCNTNTRLPYEDQFLLERSPGITSGLLILQTWGLYECGKLANIIDNSLTDDLDVEEACKFLKIGLLCTQDTMKLRPSMSNVVKMLTGKKDVDSEITKPGIIDDFMELKIRSKNKDDPMSSSGISPALEKSPSSSENTTYASMTFTSISERD; from the exons ATGACTTGTTTCTCTTGCATATTCAGAAAGAGAAAAACTTCACGCCGGCAACACGATCAACCCAGTGAAG GAACTGAAGTTGCTAAAATCTACACTTACAAGGAATTGAAAAATGCAACCGATGATTTTAGTCCTGCTAACAAAGTTGGAGAGGGAGGTTTTGGTTCTGTGTACAAG GGAAGGCTTAGAGATGGAAAATTTGTTGCTATAAAGGTGCTCTCCTCTGAGTCAAAACAAGGAGCACGGGAATTTCTGACTGAAATCACCGTGATCTCTGGTATCATCCATGAGAATCTTGTCAAGCTGTATGGTTGTTGCGTAGAAGGAACTCACAGAATACTTGTTTACAACTATTGCGAGAATAATAGCCTTGCACAAACACTCCTTG GTTCCAGCCATAGTAGCATTCAGCTCGACTGGAGAACGCGAGCCAAAATATGCGTTGGTGTTGCTCGTGGACTTGCATTCCTTCATGAAGAAGTCCGACCGCATGTAGTTCATAGGGATATTAAAGCAAGCAATATTCTTCTTGATAAGGACCTCACACCCAAAATTTCTGACTTTGGTTTAGCGAAGCTTCTGCCAGCTAATATGACTCATGTCAGTACCAGAGTTGCTGGAACAAT AGGGTACTTAGCACCTGAGTATGCGGTTCGAGGACAAGTGACAAGGAAGTCAGATGTTTACAGCTATGGTGTTCTTCTACTAGAAATAGTTAGTGGCAGATGTAACACCAACACAAGGCTACCTTATGAAGATCAATTTCTTCTGGAGAGG TCCCCAGGCATCACGAGTGGACTTCTCATCTTGCAGACGTGGGGTCTTTACGAATGTGGCAAGCTGGCGAATATCATAGACAATTCTTTGACAGATGACTTGGATGTTGAAGAGGCATGTAAGTTCTTGAAGATTGGACTCTTGTGCACACAGGACACCATGAAGCTTAGGCCCTCAATGTCCAATGTCGTCAAGATGTTGACCGGCAAAAAGGATGTGGACTCAGAGATCACTAAGCCTGGTATAATTGATGACTTCATGGAACTTAAGATTAGAAGCAAGAATAAGGATGATCCAATGAGTAGCTCAGGCATATCTCCTGCTCTAGAGAAATCACCCTCGTCATCAGAGAACACTACGTATGCATCCATGACCTTCACATCAATATCTGAGCGGGACTGA